The DNA region GTCTTTTTTATCATATCGAGCAAGATAACGAGTAAGGCTCTCGCTATAATTTTTTTTCAGCGTATATGTTTGAAAAATCATGGCGCATGAAATACCAAAAAGCATAATCATCTGGTATTTAAATGCTATGTGTGGGGCAACAAAGAGGAGCCATAAACCGGCAAGCACAATGGCAACAGGTTTTATCGCCCCTTCGATAAGCAGCTTACCGCGCCCCCGGATATTATGAGGAAAACTCGAGAAAAAAATCTGAAAATTGGGAGAGAAAAAAGAATCAAAAAAGGCCATGCGCATTCCGATCCCCAGAGTAACTCCCCAGAAGACAAGCCCTGAAGCGATATTTGCCTGAGTATCATAAAACCCGATTCCGCTGAGAATACCAAAAATTATACAGAGTACAACGGGAACAATAAACATCGAACGGGTAGATCCGACTTTTTTCAATACCAGACCGGCAAGGGAAATCTGTAAGAGAAATGTAGTCCCCATGCTGATACCCATAAAATAGCCAAGAAATTTTGCAAGATCCCGCGCCTGGTTGACAGAACCGGCAAAACGTGCTTTCAATTCGGAATAGAAGGCAAAATGCTGATTGCAGAAAACAAAGAAAATCATGAGATAGAGAACTGCCATATTCCAGAGCAACGGTTCGGTCCTCATTAACTTGGAATCTTCAAAAAGCGTCTTGATATTGCGTCTGGTATGTTTCTGCTGATCCGAACTCGCTTTGAAATAAATTCCGAAATTTTTACGAATAGGAATAAACAAAACTGCCACACAGAAAATTAAAATTCCCCATACAAGTACCAGGTTTTCCGCCGAAATAATTTTCAGGAGCCAGGGTATTGAAAATGAGATCCCGATTGCTCCCAGCGTACCCCCTGCAGCAATAATGGGAAATTCGTATCCGGCCTTGCGGGAATCGATCAGATCGTTGGCCAGAGTCCAGAACATGAGAAACAGGAGTATTTTCGTTACATAGGCATAGGAGAAAAGTGGTATGAAAAGAAAGGTAAGATTTGCAAAAACAGCAACACGTACCAGAATCAGAACAGCGCCGTGTGCAAGTAAAAATAACTGAAAGAAATGCCCCCTGTCGGAACGGTCGATAATCGACAGAATAACGCTCGAAAACAAAAAGAGAAAAAGAGCATTTACCAGAAAGAGACCTGGTATCTTGTCTGCTCCAAAATGCGCCAGCAAGAGGGCTTCAGCTGTACTGTCGCCCAGAATTGCACTGGCAAAACAGCCGAAAAGCAGAGCGAACAGCGGCCAACGATAGGATTTCATATTTTTCGAATCGAATATCAGGATAATACCTGAGTGCTACAAATATATAAAGAAATCATAAAAAATAAGCATGAAGCGATTTTTACAGCATTATTATACTATCATTACAATAATCTTGCCAAGTTTTACGGGGAAATCGGCGGTAAAACAGCGCCGGCATGAAGCCGCACTTTTATTTGAGCACATCCGAAAATTAATTTACTAACATTGAAATTGGCATTTAATGTATTTTAATTTATTAAATTGTTCATGGAAATTTAAATGCAAAGGTATTCTTAATGGCAAAACAGGAATCAATTCAAGTTGAAGCAACTGTTGAAGAGAACCTGCCAAACGCAACGTTTAAAGTTAAGCTCGACAACGACCATATTGTATTGGCCCATATTTCCGGTAAAATGCGCAAGAACTATATCCGGATTCTTCCGGGCGACAGGGTGCTGGTCGAACTATCCCCCTACGATCTGAACCGTGGACGTATTGTTTACCGGTATAAATAATTAAAGGCCCCGGCATGTGTATGCAGAGGCCTCTTCAGGGAATTCGCACCGTAATTAGATCCGGCGCTTACTTGATCAGCGGCACCTTAAAGCGGCGCAGATGAGAGTCTGTTTCTATCTGCAGCAAATAGTTCCCACTGGTAATGTTCATTTGAGATCTGCCGATCACAATACGACTGCCCATGTCATGTGGTGCGAGTGTCTTTTCGTAGACCTTTTTCCCCATAACGTTGAAAATCGTAAACGTTATCCCTTTTCCGCTCAACTGATTTGGCAGGAGAATCGTTAGCCCCAGATGTGAGCCGCGAACGGTAATATCAGCAGTTTTTCGTAGGACATTGCTGTTTTGCACCGGGGTGGAGCCGGAAATGAGCTCATCAAGGGAAATATCATCGATCACATCATCGCCGGAGCCTCCCGAATAGCTCATATCAGACAGTGCAGCAGGCGCACCGGTTTCAGTACCGTTTCGCGCCTGATCCTGGTTCTGCGAAATGGTATCCTCCCAGAGTTGCATCCATGGCTCCAGCGCCAGAAGGCTTGTCTGACGGGTGACAATATGATACTCTTTTCCGATATCCTTGATCGCCGCGGCGTTTTCATACCAGTTCCGGTTGGCAAGATATTCGGTTTTCCGGAATGCCCGCTGGACATCATTGGATTCACCGGCGGGGGGAATATCATC from Chitinivibrionales bacterium includes:
- the infA gene encoding translation initiation factor IF-1 → MAKQESIQVEATVEENLPNATFKVKLDNDHIVLAHISGKMRKNYIRILPGDRVLVELSPYDLNRGRIVYRYK